In Xiphias gladius isolate SHS-SW01 ecotype Sanya breed wild chromosome 16, ASM1685928v1, whole genome shotgun sequence, a genomic segment contains:
- the LOC120801333 gene encoding excitatory amino acid transporter 3-like isoform X4 yields MEDNAAEEDGASGSRTRCCRPRNCWSYFLRNSFQTLSLAAVALGIVLGLTLKIYVPVSELNQVNIAFPGEILLRMLQVVTVPLIVTSVITGVSGLSVETSRRIAVRAAVFFVSTTLLSVITGLILVLTIKPGVAYAAEKGETEDEESFSTVDALLDLLRNMVPQNLIQACFQQYKTERVEFEIKADENSSLEMNVTEVQLVGHYVDGANTLGLIVCSFIFGVTLNRMGEKGKALVEVLTVLNEATKWVVTLILGYLPFGVLFMITSHVIEVHDWETTFKLGKFMLVVALGLVIHGAIVLPLIYFLCVRHNPSAVIKGASPALLTALLISSSSATLPITFQCCEDRLNIDKRITRFMLPIGTNINMDGTALYEVVAAVFIAQLNHISLDLSQLITLSSVQHRSGRDPGYRSSDHSLCFDGSRSTCEGSLHPGGCRMAPRPLQHCHQRHGRLHRCGTHPPTVEKRTERNGGVGAGNDEDARQ; encoded by the exons ATGGAGGACAACGCCGCTGAGGAGGACGGCGCCTCCGGCTCCAGGACCCGCTGCTGCCGCCCGAGGAACTGCTGGAGCTACTTCCTGAGGAACAGTTTTCAGACCCTGAGTCTGGCGGCTGTCGCCCTGG GCATCGTCCTGGGCCTGACTCTCAAGATCTACGTCCCGGTGTCGGAGCTGAACCAAGTCAACATTGCTTTTCCCGGAGAAATACTCCTGCGGATGCTCCAGGTGGTTACAGTTCCGCTCATAGTGACGAGTGTGATAACAG GTGTTTCTGGTCTGAGCGTTGAAACCTCCAGAAGAATCGCTGTGCGCGCAGCAGTGTTCTTTGTCTCTACCACCCTCCTGTCTGTGATTACAG GTCTGATACTGGTCCTGACTATCAAGCCGGGGGTCGCCTACGCTGCTGAAAAGGGCGAGACGGAAGACGAGGAGTCCTTCTCCACTGTCGATGCCTTGTTGGATCTACTCCG GAACATGGTCCCACAAAACCTGATTCAGGCTTGTTTCCAACAG TACAAGACTGAGAGGGTGGAGTTTGAAATCAAAGCAGATGAGAACTCCAGCCTGGAAATG AACGTGACAGAGGTGCAGCTGGTGGGCCACTACGTCGACGGAGCCAACACGCTGGGCCTCATCgtctgctcttttatttttggcGTGACCCTCAACAGGatgggagaaaaagggaaggcCCTGGTGGAGGTCCTTACCGTCCTGAACGAGGCCACAAAATGGGTGGTCACCTTGATACTGGG CTACTTGCCTTTCGGAGTGCTTTTCATGATTACAAGCCACGTCATTGAGGTTCACGACTGGGAAACTACCTTCAAACTTGGAAAGTTTATGCTAGTGGTTGCTCTCGG GCTTGTAATCCACGGAGCAATAGTTTTACCTCTTATCTATTTCCTGTGCGTGAGACACAACCCCTCCGCTGTCATCAAGGGGGCCTCTCCTGCCTTACTGACGGCACTGCTCATCTCGTCCAG CTCTGCCACACTGCCGATCACTTTCCAATGCTGTGAGGACAGACTCAACATCGACAAGAGGATCACTCGATTCATGCTGCCCATCGGGACCAACATCAACATGGACGGAACAGCCCTTTACGAAGTGGTCGCAGCGGTTTTCATTGCCCAGCTCAACCACATCAGCCTGGACTTGAGCCAGTTAATTACCCTCTC CAGTGTCCAGCATCGGAGCGGCCGGGATCCCGGCTACAGGAGCAGTGACCACTCTCTTTGTTTTGACGGCAGTCGGTCTACCTGCGAAGGAAGCCTCCATCCTGGTGGTTGTAGAATGGCTCCT AGACCGCTGCAACACTGTCATCAACGTCATGGGAGACTGCATCGGTGTGGCACTCATCCACCAACTGTCgaaaaaagaactgaaagaaaTGGAGGAGTGGGGGCAGGAAATGACGAG GATGCACGACAATGA
- the LOC120801333 gene encoding excitatory amino acid transporter 3-like isoform X7, with the protein MEDNAAEEDGASGSRTRCCRPRNCWSYFLRNSFQTLSLAAVALGIVLGLTLKIYVPVSELNQVNIAFPGEILLRMLQVVTVPLIVTSVITGVSGLSVETSRRIAVRAAVFFVSTTLLSVITGLILVLTIKPGVAYAAEKGETEDEESFSTVDALLDLLRNMVPQNLIQACFQQYKTERVEFEIKADENSSLEMNVTEVQLVGHYVDGANTLGLIVCSFIFGVTLNRMGEKGKALVEVLTVLNEATKWVVTLILGYLPFGVLFMITSHVIEVHDWETTFKLGKFMLVVALGLVIHGAIVLPLIYFLCVRHNPSAVIKGASPALLTALLISSSSATLPITFQCCEDRLNIDKRITRFMLPIGTNINMDGTALYEVVAAVFIAQLNHISLDLSQLITLSSVQHRSGRDPGYRSSDHSLCFDGSRSTCEGSLHPGGCRMAPDARQ; encoded by the exons ATGGAGGACAACGCCGCTGAGGAGGACGGCGCCTCCGGCTCCAGGACCCGCTGCTGCCGCCCGAGGAACTGCTGGAGCTACTTCCTGAGGAACAGTTTTCAGACCCTGAGTCTGGCGGCTGTCGCCCTGG GCATCGTCCTGGGCCTGACTCTCAAGATCTACGTCCCGGTGTCGGAGCTGAACCAAGTCAACATTGCTTTTCCCGGAGAAATACTCCTGCGGATGCTCCAGGTGGTTACAGTTCCGCTCATAGTGACGAGTGTGATAACAG GTGTTTCTGGTCTGAGCGTTGAAACCTCCAGAAGAATCGCTGTGCGCGCAGCAGTGTTCTTTGTCTCTACCACCCTCCTGTCTGTGATTACAG GTCTGATACTGGTCCTGACTATCAAGCCGGGGGTCGCCTACGCTGCTGAAAAGGGCGAGACGGAAGACGAGGAGTCCTTCTCCACTGTCGATGCCTTGTTGGATCTACTCCG GAACATGGTCCCACAAAACCTGATTCAGGCTTGTTTCCAACAG TACAAGACTGAGAGGGTGGAGTTTGAAATCAAAGCAGATGAGAACTCCAGCCTGGAAATG AACGTGACAGAGGTGCAGCTGGTGGGCCACTACGTCGACGGAGCCAACACGCTGGGCCTCATCgtctgctcttttatttttggcGTGACCCTCAACAGGatgggagaaaaagggaaggcCCTGGTGGAGGTCCTTACCGTCCTGAACGAGGCCACAAAATGGGTGGTCACCTTGATACTGGG CTACTTGCCTTTCGGAGTGCTTTTCATGATTACAAGCCACGTCATTGAGGTTCACGACTGGGAAACTACCTTCAAACTTGGAAAGTTTATGCTAGTGGTTGCTCTCGG GCTTGTAATCCACGGAGCAATAGTTTTACCTCTTATCTATTTCCTGTGCGTGAGACACAACCCCTCCGCTGTCATCAAGGGGGCCTCTCCTGCCTTACTGACGGCACTGCTCATCTCGTCCAG CTCTGCCACACTGCCGATCACTTTCCAATGCTGTGAGGACAGACTCAACATCGACAAGAGGATCACTCGATTCATGCTGCCCATCGGGACCAACATCAACATGGACGGAACAGCCCTTTACGAAGTGGTCGCAGCGGTTTTCATTGCCCAGCTCAACCACATCAGCCTGGACTTGAGCCAGTTAATTACCCTCTC CAGTGTCCAGCATCGGAGCGGCCGGGATCCCGGCTACAGGAGCAGTGACCACTCTCTTTGTTTTGACGGCAGTCGGTCTACCTGCGAAGGAAGCCTCCATCCTGGTGGTTGTAGAATGGCTCCT GATGCACGACAATGA
- the LOC120801333 gene encoding excitatory amino acid transporter 3-like isoform X5, which yields MEDNAAEEDGASGSRTRCCRPRNCWSYFLRNSFQTLSLAAVALGIVLGLTLKIYVPVSELNQVNIAFPGEILLRMLQVVTVPLIVTSVITGVSGLSVETSRRIAVRAAVFFVSTTLLSVITGLILVLTIKPGVAYAAEKGETEDEESFSTVDALLDLLRNMVPQNLIQACFQQYKTERVEFEIKADENSSLEMNVTEVQLVGHYVDGANTLGLIVCSFIFGVTLNRMGEKGKALVEVLTVLNEATKWVVTLILGYLPFGVLFMITSHVIEVHDWETTFKLGKFMLVVALGLVIHGAIVLPLIYFLCVRHNPSAVIKGASPALLTALLISSSSATLPITFQCCEDRLNIDKRITRFMLPIGTNINMDGTALYEVVAAVFIAQLNHISLDLSQLITLSVQHRSGRDPGYRSSDHSLCFDGSRSTCEGSLHPGGCRMAPRPLQHCHQRHGRLHRCGTHPPTVEKRTERNGGVGAGNDEDARQ from the exons ATGGAGGACAACGCCGCTGAGGAGGACGGCGCCTCCGGCTCCAGGACCCGCTGCTGCCGCCCGAGGAACTGCTGGAGCTACTTCCTGAGGAACAGTTTTCAGACCCTGAGTCTGGCGGCTGTCGCCCTGG GCATCGTCCTGGGCCTGACTCTCAAGATCTACGTCCCGGTGTCGGAGCTGAACCAAGTCAACATTGCTTTTCCCGGAGAAATACTCCTGCGGATGCTCCAGGTGGTTACAGTTCCGCTCATAGTGACGAGTGTGATAACAG GTGTTTCTGGTCTGAGCGTTGAAACCTCCAGAAGAATCGCTGTGCGCGCAGCAGTGTTCTTTGTCTCTACCACCCTCCTGTCTGTGATTACAG GTCTGATACTGGTCCTGACTATCAAGCCGGGGGTCGCCTACGCTGCTGAAAAGGGCGAGACGGAAGACGAGGAGTCCTTCTCCACTGTCGATGCCTTGTTGGATCTACTCCG GAACATGGTCCCACAAAACCTGATTCAGGCTTGTTTCCAACAG TACAAGACTGAGAGGGTGGAGTTTGAAATCAAAGCAGATGAGAACTCCAGCCTGGAAATG AACGTGACAGAGGTGCAGCTGGTGGGCCACTACGTCGACGGAGCCAACACGCTGGGCCTCATCgtctgctcttttatttttggcGTGACCCTCAACAGGatgggagaaaaagggaaggcCCTGGTGGAGGTCCTTACCGTCCTGAACGAGGCCACAAAATGGGTGGTCACCTTGATACTGGG CTACTTGCCTTTCGGAGTGCTTTTCATGATTACAAGCCACGTCATTGAGGTTCACGACTGGGAAACTACCTTCAAACTTGGAAAGTTTATGCTAGTGGTTGCTCTCGG GCTTGTAATCCACGGAGCAATAGTTTTACCTCTTATCTATTTCCTGTGCGTGAGACACAACCCCTCCGCTGTCATCAAGGGGGCCTCTCCTGCCTTACTGACGGCACTGCTCATCTCGTCCAG CTCTGCCACACTGCCGATCACTTTCCAATGCTGTGAGGACAGACTCAACATCGACAAGAGGATCACTCGATTCATGCTGCCCATCGGGACCAACATCAACATGGACGGAACAGCCCTTTACGAAGTGGTCGCAGCGGTTTTCATTGCCCAGCTCAACCACATCAGCCTGGACTTGAGCCAGTTAATTACCCTCTC TGTCCAGCATCGGAGCGGCCGGGATCCCGGCTACAGGAGCAGTGACCACTCTCTTTGTTTTGACGGCAGTCGGTCTACCTGCGAAGGAAGCCTCCATCCTGGTGGTTGTAGAATGGCTCCT AGACCGCTGCAACACTGTCATCAACGTCATGGGAGACTGCATCGGTGTGGCACTCATCCACCAACTGTCgaaaaaagaactgaaagaaaTGGAGGAGTGGGGGCAGGAAATGACGAG GATGCACGACAATGA
- the LOC120801333 gene encoding excitatory amino acid transporter 3-like isoform X3 produces MEDNAAEEDGASGSRTRCCRPRNCWSYFLRNSFQTLSLAAVALGIVLGLTLKIYVPVSELNQVNIAFPGEILLRMLQVVTVPLIVTSVITGVSGLSVETSRRIAVRAAVFFVSTTLLSVITGLILVLTIKPGVAYAAEKGETEDEESFSTVDALLDLLRNMVPQNLIQACFQQYKTERVEFEIKADENSSLEMNVTEVQLVGHYVDGANTLGLIVCSFIFGVTLNRMGEKGKALVEVLTVLNEATKWVVTLILGLVIHGAIVLPLIYFLCVRHNPSAVIKGASPALLTALLISSSSATLPITFQCCEDRLNIDKRITRFMLPIGTNINMDGTALYEVVAAVFIAQLNHISLDLSQLITLSVTSAVSSIGAAGIPATGAVTTLFVLTAVGLPAKEASILVVVEWLLDRCNTVINVMGDCIGVALIHQLSKKELKEMEEWGQEMTRMHDNDAEDRTRDEIQVHISSQDSDDDTFHTHPENPAAPQQRNLVSRSCTPEQKNPSFYPTDEYMLCQVITEC; encoded by the exons ATGGAGGACAACGCCGCTGAGGAGGACGGCGCCTCCGGCTCCAGGACCCGCTGCTGCCGCCCGAGGAACTGCTGGAGCTACTTCCTGAGGAACAGTTTTCAGACCCTGAGTCTGGCGGCTGTCGCCCTGG GCATCGTCCTGGGCCTGACTCTCAAGATCTACGTCCCGGTGTCGGAGCTGAACCAAGTCAACATTGCTTTTCCCGGAGAAATACTCCTGCGGATGCTCCAGGTGGTTACAGTTCCGCTCATAGTGACGAGTGTGATAACAG GTGTTTCTGGTCTGAGCGTTGAAACCTCCAGAAGAATCGCTGTGCGCGCAGCAGTGTTCTTTGTCTCTACCACCCTCCTGTCTGTGATTACAG GTCTGATACTGGTCCTGACTATCAAGCCGGGGGTCGCCTACGCTGCTGAAAAGGGCGAGACGGAAGACGAGGAGTCCTTCTCCACTGTCGATGCCTTGTTGGATCTACTCCG GAACATGGTCCCACAAAACCTGATTCAGGCTTGTTTCCAACAG TACAAGACTGAGAGGGTGGAGTTTGAAATCAAAGCAGATGAGAACTCCAGCCTGGAAATG AACGTGACAGAGGTGCAGCTGGTGGGCCACTACGTCGACGGAGCCAACACGCTGGGCCTCATCgtctgctcttttatttttggcGTGACCCTCAACAGGatgggagaaaaagggaaggcCCTGGTGGAGGTCCTTACCGTCCTGAACGAGGCCACAAAATGGGTGGTCACCTTGATACTGGG GCTTGTAATCCACGGAGCAATAGTTTTACCTCTTATCTATTTCCTGTGCGTGAGACACAACCCCTCCGCTGTCATCAAGGGGGCCTCTCCTGCCTTACTGACGGCACTGCTCATCTCGTCCAG CTCTGCCACACTGCCGATCACTTTCCAATGCTGTGAGGACAGACTCAACATCGACAAGAGGATCACTCGATTCATGCTGCCCATCGGGACCAACATCAACATGGACGGAACAGCCCTTTACGAAGTGGTCGCAGCGGTTTTCATTGCCCAGCTCAACCACATCAGCCTGGACTTGAGCCAGTTAATTACCCTCTC TGTGACTTCAGCAGTGTCCAGCATCGGAGCGGCCGGGATCCCGGCTACAGGAGCAGTGACCACTCTCTTTGTTTTGACGGCAGTCGGTCTACCTGCGAAGGAAGCCTCCATCCTGGTGGTTGTAGAATGGCTCCT AGACCGCTGCAACACTGTCATCAACGTCATGGGAGACTGCATCGGTGTGGCACTCATCCACCAACTGTCgaaaaaagaactgaaagaaaTGGAGGAGTGGGGGCAGGAAATGACGAG GATGCACGACAATGATGCTGAGGACCGCACCCGTGATGAGATCCAGGTCCACATCAGCAGTCAGGACTCTGATGATGACACCTttcacacacacccagaaaACCCAGCTGCACCTCAGCAGAGGAATCTGGTCTCGAGATCCTGCACACCAGAGCAGAAGAATCCGTCTTTCTACCCGACTGATGAGTATATGTTGTGTCAGGTAATTACCGAGTGCTGA
- the LOC120801333 gene encoding excitatory amino acid transporter 3-like isoform X1 — MEDNAAEEDGASGSRTRCCRPRNCWSYFLRNSFQTLSLAAVALGIVLGLTLKIYVPVSELNQVNIAFPGEILLRMLQVVTVPLIVTSVITGVSGLSVETSRRIAVRAAVFFVSTTLLSVITGLILVLTIKPGVAYAAEKGETEDEESFSTVDALLDLLRNMVPQNLIQACFQQYKTERVEFEIKADENSSLEMNVTEVQLVGHYVDGANTLGLIVCSFIFGVTLNRMGEKGKALVEVLTVLNEATKWVVTLILGYLPFGVLFMITSHVIEVHDWETTFKLGKFMLVVALGLVIHGAIVLPLIYFLCVRHNPSAVIKGASPALLTALLISSSSATLPITFQCCEDRLNIDKRITRFMLPIGTNINMDGTALYEVVAAVFIAQLNHISLDLSQLITLSVTSAVSSIGAAGIPATGAVTTLFVLTAVGLPAKEASILVVVEWLLDRCNTVINVMGDCIGVALIHQLSKKELKEMEEWGQEMTRMHDNDAEDRTRDEIQVHISSQDSDDDTFHTHPENPAAPQQRNLVSRSCTPEQKNPSFYPTDEYMLCQVITEC; from the exons ATGGAGGACAACGCCGCTGAGGAGGACGGCGCCTCCGGCTCCAGGACCCGCTGCTGCCGCCCGAGGAACTGCTGGAGCTACTTCCTGAGGAACAGTTTTCAGACCCTGAGTCTGGCGGCTGTCGCCCTGG GCATCGTCCTGGGCCTGACTCTCAAGATCTACGTCCCGGTGTCGGAGCTGAACCAAGTCAACATTGCTTTTCCCGGAGAAATACTCCTGCGGATGCTCCAGGTGGTTACAGTTCCGCTCATAGTGACGAGTGTGATAACAG GTGTTTCTGGTCTGAGCGTTGAAACCTCCAGAAGAATCGCTGTGCGCGCAGCAGTGTTCTTTGTCTCTACCACCCTCCTGTCTGTGATTACAG GTCTGATACTGGTCCTGACTATCAAGCCGGGGGTCGCCTACGCTGCTGAAAAGGGCGAGACGGAAGACGAGGAGTCCTTCTCCACTGTCGATGCCTTGTTGGATCTACTCCG GAACATGGTCCCACAAAACCTGATTCAGGCTTGTTTCCAACAG TACAAGACTGAGAGGGTGGAGTTTGAAATCAAAGCAGATGAGAACTCCAGCCTGGAAATG AACGTGACAGAGGTGCAGCTGGTGGGCCACTACGTCGACGGAGCCAACACGCTGGGCCTCATCgtctgctcttttatttttggcGTGACCCTCAACAGGatgggagaaaaagggaaggcCCTGGTGGAGGTCCTTACCGTCCTGAACGAGGCCACAAAATGGGTGGTCACCTTGATACTGGG CTACTTGCCTTTCGGAGTGCTTTTCATGATTACAAGCCACGTCATTGAGGTTCACGACTGGGAAACTACCTTCAAACTTGGAAAGTTTATGCTAGTGGTTGCTCTCGG GCTTGTAATCCACGGAGCAATAGTTTTACCTCTTATCTATTTCCTGTGCGTGAGACACAACCCCTCCGCTGTCATCAAGGGGGCCTCTCCTGCCTTACTGACGGCACTGCTCATCTCGTCCAG CTCTGCCACACTGCCGATCACTTTCCAATGCTGTGAGGACAGACTCAACATCGACAAGAGGATCACTCGATTCATGCTGCCCATCGGGACCAACATCAACATGGACGGAACAGCCCTTTACGAAGTGGTCGCAGCGGTTTTCATTGCCCAGCTCAACCACATCAGCCTGGACTTGAGCCAGTTAATTACCCTCTC TGTGACTTCAGCAGTGTCCAGCATCGGAGCGGCCGGGATCCCGGCTACAGGAGCAGTGACCACTCTCTTTGTTTTGACGGCAGTCGGTCTACCTGCGAAGGAAGCCTCCATCCTGGTGGTTGTAGAATGGCTCCT AGACCGCTGCAACACTGTCATCAACGTCATGGGAGACTGCATCGGTGTGGCACTCATCCACCAACTGTCgaaaaaagaactgaaagaaaTGGAGGAGTGGGGGCAGGAAATGACGAG GATGCACGACAATGATGCTGAGGACCGCACCCGTGATGAGATCCAGGTCCACATCAGCAGTCAGGACTCTGATGATGACACCTttcacacacacccagaaaACCCAGCTGCACCTCAGCAGAGGAATCTGGTCTCGAGATCCTGCACACCAGAGCAGAAGAATCCGTCTTTCTACCCGACTGATGAGTATATGTTGTGTCAGGTAATTACCGAGTGCTGA
- the LOC120801333 gene encoding excitatory amino acid transporter 3-like isoform X2 has protein sequence MEDNAAEEDGASGSRTRCCRPRNCWSYFLRNSFQTLSLAAVALGIVLGLTLKIYVPVSELNQVNIAFPGEILLRMLQVVTVPLIVTSVITGLILVLTIKPGVAYAAEKGETEDEESFSTVDALLDLLRNMVPQNLIQACFQQYKTERVEFEIKADENSSLEMNVTEVQLVGHYVDGANTLGLIVCSFIFGVTLNRMGEKGKALVEVLTVLNEATKWVVTLILGYLPFGVLFMITSHVIEVHDWETTFKLGKFMLVVALGLVIHGAIVLPLIYFLCVRHNPSAVIKGASPALLTALLISSSSATLPITFQCCEDRLNIDKRITRFMLPIGTNINMDGTALYEVVAAVFIAQLNHISLDLSQLITLSVTSAVSSIGAAGIPATGAVTTLFVLTAVGLPAKEASILVVVEWLLDRCNTVINVMGDCIGVALIHQLSKKELKEMEEWGQEMTRMHDNDAEDRTRDEIQVHISSQDSDDDTFHTHPENPAAPQQRNLVSRSCTPEQKNPSFYPTDEYMLCQVITEC, from the exons ATGGAGGACAACGCCGCTGAGGAGGACGGCGCCTCCGGCTCCAGGACCCGCTGCTGCCGCCCGAGGAACTGCTGGAGCTACTTCCTGAGGAACAGTTTTCAGACCCTGAGTCTGGCGGCTGTCGCCCTGG GCATCGTCCTGGGCCTGACTCTCAAGATCTACGTCCCGGTGTCGGAGCTGAACCAAGTCAACATTGCTTTTCCCGGAGAAATACTCCTGCGGATGCTCCAGGTGGTTACAGTTCCGCTCATAGTGACGAGTGTGATAACAG GTCTGATACTGGTCCTGACTATCAAGCCGGGGGTCGCCTACGCTGCTGAAAAGGGCGAGACGGAAGACGAGGAGTCCTTCTCCACTGTCGATGCCTTGTTGGATCTACTCCG GAACATGGTCCCACAAAACCTGATTCAGGCTTGTTTCCAACAG TACAAGACTGAGAGGGTGGAGTTTGAAATCAAAGCAGATGAGAACTCCAGCCTGGAAATG AACGTGACAGAGGTGCAGCTGGTGGGCCACTACGTCGACGGAGCCAACACGCTGGGCCTCATCgtctgctcttttatttttggcGTGACCCTCAACAGGatgggagaaaaagggaaggcCCTGGTGGAGGTCCTTACCGTCCTGAACGAGGCCACAAAATGGGTGGTCACCTTGATACTGGG CTACTTGCCTTTCGGAGTGCTTTTCATGATTACAAGCCACGTCATTGAGGTTCACGACTGGGAAACTACCTTCAAACTTGGAAAGTTTATGCTAGTGGTTGCTCTCGG GCTTGTAATCCACGGAGCAATAGTTTTACCTCTTATCTATTTCCTGTGCGTGAGACACAACCCCTCCGCTGTCATCAAGGGGGCCTCTCCTGCCTTACTGACGGCACTGCTCATCTCGTCCAG CTCTGCCACACTGCCGATCACTTTCCAATGCTGTGAGGACAGACTCAACATCGACAAGAGGATCACTCGATTCATGCTGCCCATCGGGACCAACATCAACATGGACGGAACAGCCCTTTACGAAGTGGTCGCAGCGGTTTTCATTGCCCAGCTCAACCACATCAGCCTGGACTTGAGCCAGTTAATTACCCTCTC TGTGACTTCAGCAGTGTCCAGCATCGGAGCGGCCGGGATCCCGGCTACAGGAGCAGTGACCACTCTCTTTGTTTTGACGGCAGTCGGTCTACCTGCGAAGGAAGCCTCCATCCTGGTGGTTGTAGAATGGCTCCT AGACCGCTGCAACACTGTCATCAACGTCATGGGAGACTGCATCGGTGTGGCACTCATCCACCAACTGTCgaaaaaagaactgaaagaaaTGGAGGAGTGGGGGCAGGAAATGACGAG GATGCACGACAATGATGCTGAGGACCGCACCCGTGATGAGATCCAGGTCCACATCAGCAGTCAGGACTCTGATGATGACACCTttcacacacacccagaaaACCCAGCTGCACCTCAGCAGAGGAATCTGGTCTCGAGATCCTGCACACCAGAGCAGAAGAATCCGTCTTTCTACCCGACTGATGAGTATATGTTGTGTCAGGTAATTACCGAGTGCTGA
- the LOC120801333 gene encoding excitatory amino acid transporter 3-like isoform X6, with protein sequence MLQVVTVPLIVTSVITGVSGLSVETSRRIAVRAAVFFVSTTLLSVITGLILVLTIKPGVAYAAEKGETEDEESFSTVDALLDLLRNMVPQNLIQACFQQYKTERVEFEIKADENSSLEMNVTEVQLVGHYVDGANTLGLIVCSFIFGVTLNRMGEKGKALVEVLTVLNEATKWVVTLILGYLPFGVLFMITSHVIEVHDWETTFKLGKFMLVVALGLVIHGAIVLPLIYFLCVRHNPSAVIKGASPALLTALLISSSSATLPITFQCCEDRLNIDKRITRFMLPIGTNINMDGTALYEVVAAVFIAQLNHISLDLSQLITLSVTSAVSSIGAAGIPATGAVTTLFVLTAVGLPAKEASILVVVEWLLDRCNTVINVMGDCIGVALIHQLSKKELKEMEEWGQEMTRMHDNDAEDRTRDEIQVHISSQDSDDDTFHTHPENPAAPQQRNLVSRSCTPEQKNPSFYPTDEYMLCQVITEC encoded by the exons ATGCTCCAGGTGGTTACAGTTCCGCTCATAGTGACGAGTGTGATAACAG GTGTTTCTGGTCTGAGCGTTGAAACCTCCAGAAGAATCGCTGTGCGCGCAGCAGTGTTCTTTGTCTCTACCACCCTCCTGTCTGTGATTACAG GTCTGATACTGGTCCTGACTATCAAGCCGGGGGTCGCCTACGCTGCTGAAAAGGGCGAGACGGAAGACGAGGAGTCCTTCTCCACTGTCGATGCCTTGTTGGATCTACTCCG GAACATGGTCCCACAAAACCTGATTCAGGCTTGTTTCCAACAG TACAAGACTGAGAGGGTGGAGTTTGAAATCAAAGCAGATGAGAACTCCAGCCTGGAAATG AACGTGACAGAGGTGCAGCTGGTGGGCCACTACGTCGACGGAGCCAACACGCTGGGCCTCATCgtctgctcttttatttttggcGTGACCCTCAACAGGatgggagaaaaagggaaggcCCTGGTGGAGGTCCTTACCGTCCTGAACGAGGCCACAAAATGGGTGGTCACCTTGATACTGGG CTACTTGCCTTTCGGAGTGCTTTTCATGATTACAAGCCACGTCATTGAGGTTCACGACTGGGAAACTACCTTCAAACTTGGAAAGTTTATGCTAGTGGTTGCTCTCGG GCTTGTAATCCACGGAGCAATAGTTTTACCTCTTATCTATTTCCTGTGCGTGAGACACAACCCCTCCGCTGTCATCAAGGGGGCCTCTCCTGCCTTACTGACGGCACTGCTCATCTCGTCCAG CTCTGCCACACTGCCGATCACTTTCCAATGCTGTGAGGACAGACTCAACATCGACAAGAGGATCACTCGATTCATGCTGCCCATCGGGACCAACATCAACATGGACGGAACAGCCCTTTACGAAGTGGTCGCAGCGGTTTTCATTGCCCAGCTCAACCACATCAGCCTGGACTTGAGCCAGTTAATTACCCTCTC TGTGACTTCAGCAGTGTCCAGCATCGGAGCGGCCGGGATCCCGGCTACAGGAGCAGTGACCACTCTCTTTGTTTTGACGGCAGTCGGTCTACCTGCGAAGGAAGCCTCCATCCTGGTGGTTGTAGAATGGCTCCT AGACCGCTGCAACACTGTCATCAACGTCATGGGAGACTGCATCGGTGTGGCACTCATCCACCAACTGTCgaaaaaagaactgaaagaaaTGGAGGAGTGGGGGCAGGAAATGACGAG GATGCACGACAATGATGCTGAGGACCGCACCCGTGATGAGATCCAGGTCCACATCAGCAGTCAGGACTCTGATGATGACACCTttcacacacacccagaaaACCCAGCTGCACCTCAGCAGAGGAATCTGGTCTCGAGATCCTGCACACCAGAGCAGAAGAATCCGTCTTTCTACCCGACTGATGAGTATATGTTGTGTCAGGTAATTACCGAGTGCTGA